The Chiloscyllium punctatum isolate Juve2018m chromosome 2, sChiPun1.3, whole genome shotgun sequence genome has a window encoding:
- the LOC140493515 gene encoding actin-like protein 7A, whose amino-acid sequence MMSSNLQIRKCSLPMGVLCRKFSSNTTQSIRSEPRMPSFSSIDSQSINPTRVVKEVRALMVDMGTGYFKAGFGGHAKPSVVISSTVGRPMQRSAKTGDNRQENFVGSELKTPTELRLINPLRHGIVLDWNGAEAILAYIFEKEMKVQPEDHAVMVADPPLSPTTNRERIAELLFDTFNIPAIHITRQSLLSIYAYGCTSGLVVESGHGSSCVVPIHEGYILPHITASVDYGGCDLTKYLLKLINQNGHKLSANNYHLVEQIKQEYCYTAIDFDGEMRGETKEYIAHFELPDGKIITVGKERIKCPEALFNPSLMGSREAGLHTLALNIINKCDSSLIEEMYTNILLCGGSTMFSGFRVRFQKELRKLAQDMNPQVQAIPERRYSVWFGGSILSCIKSFQQLWVSKRDYDERGPLAIYRKCF is encoded by the coding sequence ATGATGTCATCAAATTTGCAGATCCGAAAGTGTTCCTTACCCATGGGGGTTCTCTGCAGGAAATTCTCCTCGAATACCACTCAATCGATCAGATCAGAGCCCAGGATGCCATCCTTCTCCTCAATAGACAGTCAGAGCATCAATCCTACCAGGGTGGTCAAGGAGGTCAGGGCACTGATGGTTGACATGGGCACAGGCTATTTCAAAGCAGGCTTCGGTGGCCATGCCAAGCCTTCAGTCGTCATCTCTTCCACAGTGGGTAGACCCATGCAGCGGAGTGCCAAGACTGGAGACAACCGGCAGGAGAACTTTGTGGGCAGTGAGCTGAAAACCCCTACAGAGCTGCGGCTCATCAATCCTCTCCGGCATGGCATTGTATTGGATTGGAATGGTGCCGAGGCCATCCTGGCCTACATCTTTGAGAAGGAGATGAAGGTGCAGCCCGAAGACCATGCCGTGATGGTGGCTGACCCACCCCTGAGCCCCACCACCAACCGCGAGAGGATAGCCGAACTCCTCTTTGACACCTTCAACATTCCAGCCATACACATCACAAGGCAGTCGCTGCTTTCTATCTATGCCTATGGCTGCACCAGTGGGCTGGTGGTGGAGAGTGGCCATGGTTCCTCCTGTGTCGTCCCCATCCATGAAGGCTATATCTTGCCTCACATCACTGCCAGCGTTGATTATGGAGGCTGTGACCTTACAAAATATTTGCTAAAACTCATCAACCAGAATGGGCACAAGTTAAGTGCCAATAACTATCATCTCGTGGAGCAAATCAAACAGGAGTATTGTTACACCGCTATTGACTTTGATGGTGAGATGCGGGGTGAGACCAAAGAGTACATAGCACACTTTGAGTTGCCAGATGGTAAGATTATCACGGTTGGCAAGGAAAGAATTAAATGCCCTGAAGCCCTCTTCAATCCATCACTAATGGGTTCCAGAGAGGCTGGGCTGCATACATTGGCTCTGAACATCATCAATAAATGTGACTCTAGCCTGATAGAGGAAATGTACACAAATATCCTGCTCTGTGGGGGCTCAACCATGTTCTCTGGATTCCGCGTTCGTTTCCAGAAGGAATTAAGAAAACTGGCACAAGACATGAACCCGCAAGTGCAAGCAATCCCTGAGAGAAGATATTCAGTCTGGTTTGGAGGTTCAATCCTATCCTGCATCAAATCCTTCCAGCAACTGTGGGTTAGCAAAAGGGATTACGATGAGCGTGGACCACTGGCTATCTATAGAAAATGTTTCTGA
- the LOC140488804 gene encoding actin-like protein 7B yields the protein MGNVWSPWRQQQQKKKPYKKVERRVSRAHQLGTGSQAGCCVRDRWRREKDTGMVTKPVGHGSRKAGTPPPSSKAQKSTSRLTQSVKSVDVKSGKVLKEIRSVMIDLGTGYCKAGYAGQPRPSVVMSSVVGRPVQRSAKTGDNRQENFVGDELCRSELQLKPVSPLRHGIVVDWEAVEAIWAHVFQYGMRILPEEHAVMVADPPLSPSTNREKMAELLFETFNTPAMHIAYQSILSLYSYGRTTGLVLECGHGVTHVVPVHEGYTMPHVTGRADYGGADLNDYLLRMLNEAGNRFTEKGLHIVEDIKKKCCYTAVNFEQDMNLDVNEYLVEYELPDGHVIAIGKERFRCPEALFNPSMIGSKEPGVHSLALHSLDQCDSNLKYEMYSNILLCGGSTLFDGFADRLQKEMNKMERGMNPTVHAIPERKYSVWLGGSIMASLKSFQQLWVRKRDYDERGPYVIYRKCF from the coding sequence ATGGGTAATGTCTGGTCACCCTggagacagcagcagcagaaaaaaaaaccttACAAAAAGGTTGAGCGTCGGGTCAGCCGAGCGCATCAGCTAGGGACTGGAAGTCAGGCGGGCTGTTGTGTGAGAGACAGGTGGAGGAGGGAAAAAGACACGGGGATGGTGACCAAACCGGTGGGCCACGGCTCCAGGAAGGCGGGGACACCCCCACCTTCCAGCAAAGCTCAGAAATCTACCTCCCGGTTGACCCAGAGCGTCAAGTCCGTGGACGTGAAGTCCGGCAAGGTGCTGAAGGAGATCCGGTCGGTGATGATCGACCTGGGCACCGGCTACTGCAAGGCGGGTTACGCCGGGCAGCCGAGGCCCTCGGTGGTGATGTCCTCGGTGGTGGGCCGGCCGGTGCAGAGGAGCGCCAAGACCGGCGACAACCGGCAGGAGAACTTCGTGGGCGACGAGCTCTGCAGGTCGGAGCTGCAGCTCAAGCCGGTGAGCCCGCTGCGGCACGGCATCGTGGTGGACTGGGAGGCGGTGGAGGCCATCTGGGCGCACGTCTTCCAGTACGGCATGCGGATCCTGCCCGAGGAGCACGCCGTGATGGTGGCCGACCCGCCGCTCAGCCCCAGCACCAACCGCGAGAAGATGGCGGAGCTGTTGTTCGAGACCTTCAACACTCCCGCCATGCACATCGCCTACCAGTCCATCCTGTCGCTCTACTCGTACGGCCGCACCACCGGCCTCGTGCTGGAGTGCGGTCACGGGGTCACGCACGTGGTGCCCGTGCACGAGGGCTACACCATGCCGCACGTGACGGGCAGGGCGGACTACGGCGGCGCGGACCTCAACGACTACCTGCTGCGGATGCTGAACGAGGCGGGAAACCGCTTCACCGAGAAGGGCCTGCACATCGTCGAGGACATCAAGAAGAAGTGCTGCTACACCGCCGTCAACTTCGAGCAGGACATGAACCTCGACGTCAACGAGTATCTGGTGGAGTACGAGCTGCCCGACGGTCACGTCATCGCCATCGGCAAGGAGAGGTTCCGCTGCCCCGAGGCCCTCTTCAACCCGTCGATGATCGGCTCCAAGGAGCCCGGCGTCCACTCGCTGGCCCTGCACAGCCTCGACCAGTGCGACAGCAACCTCAAGTACGAGATGTACAGCAACATCCTGCTGTGCGGCGGCTCCACCCTCTTCGACGGCTTCGCCGACCGCCTGCAGAAGGAGATGAACAAGATGGAGCGAGGCATGAACCCCACCGTGCACGCCATCCCCGAGAGGAAGTATTCGGTCTGGCTCGGAGGCTCCATCATGGCCTCTCTCAAATCCTTCCAGCAGCTCTGGGTTCGCAAGAGAGACTATGATGAACGGGGTCCCTATGTCATTTACCGCAAGTGCTTCTAA